Proteins encoded by one window of Deltaproteobacteria bacterium:
- a CDS encoding MarR family winged helix-turn-helix transcriptional regulator has translation MMESKIHLLHERFMRIVDLAGKLEKMPRRFGTGEALKSREIHLIEIIGDHNEALSVTDLSGLLGITKGAVSQNLKRMEKKGFTLKNSDPQNSSRSIVRLTSKGKTAYYAHRYWHENMDGGFKAYFTDLDAEKIDFLFDFIDKVEDFIKRAMQ, from the coding sequence ATGATGGAATCGAAAATACATCTTCTCCACGAACGCTTCATGAGGATCGTCGACCTGGCGGGCAAGCTCGAAAAGATGCCGCGCCGTTTCGGCACGGGGGAGGCCCTTAAGAGCCGGGAAATCCATCTCATCGAAATCATCGGCGACCACAATGAAGCGCTCAGCGTCACCGATCTGAGCGGATTGCTGGGCATCACCAAGGGGGCCGTATCCCAGAATTTGAAAAGGATGGAAAAAAAGGGGTTTACGCTAAAAAATTCCGATCCGCAGAACAGCTCGCGCTCGATTGTCAGGCTGACGTCCAAGGGGAAAACGGCCTATTATGCCCACCGATACTGGCACGAGAACATGGATGGGGGTTTCAAGGCCTATTTCACGGATCTGGATGCGGAGAAGATCGACTTTCTATTTGACTTCATCGACAAGGTGGAAGATTTTATCAAACGGGCCATGCAGTAA
- a CDS encoding tetratricopeptide repeat protein, whose protein sequence is MEAKNTKIEGYVKSQTVVILVILALAVGFVGGIALTIYKLDAETSFSRQHSQQNKPGDRDGMLAALEKEVKRNPQNADAWVQLGHLYFDRDEYKKAIFAYEKSLELAPDNTNVLTDLGIMYRRSGNPRKAVELFDRVIAIDPQEQNARFNKGVVLLHDLKDKAGAIAAWEGLLEINPVAMAPNGQSVDELIQQYK, encoded by the coding sequence ATGGAAGCAAAAAACACGAAAATCGAAGGCTACGTGAAAAGCCAGACCGTCGTGATTCTGGTAATCCTGGCACTGGCGGTGGGCTTTGTCGGCGGCATTGCGCTTACCATTTACAAACTGGATGCAGAAACGTCTTTCTCCCGTCAGCATAGCCAGCAGAACAAGCCCGGTGACAGGGATGGTATGCTGGCGGCCCTGGAAAAGGAAGTCAAACGCAATCCGCAAAATGCCGACGCCTGGGTCCAACTGGGACATCTCTATTTCGACCGTGATGAGTATAAAAAGGCGATATTCGCCTATGAGAAATCTCTGGAGCTGGCCCCGGACAATACCAATGTCCTCACCGATCTGGGCATCATGTACCGCCGCAGCGGCAATCCCAGAAAGGCCGTGGAACTGTTCGACAGGGTGATCGCCATCGACCCGCAAGAGCAGAACGCCCGCTTCAACAAGGGGGTCGTGCTTTTGCACGACCTGAAGGACAAAGCGGGCGCTATCGCTGCCTGGGAAGGGCTGCTGGAAATCAATCCGGTTGCCATGGCGCCCAACGGGCAATCGGTGGACGAGCTCATTCAGCAGTACAAGTAA
- a CDS encoding DUF1638 domain-containing protein, which translates to MKNGMDLPSQADTTLPRVVIACRIMQPELDALNGTGEQVEIRYLDQSMHEKPVQMPSVIQVEIDDAATYAGQIVLGYGLCSNGIVGIVAPPQGLIVPRVHDCIALFLGSRDAYEKEFYEEPGTYYLTPGWVEDRKDPLGIMEYTYLPKMGRERAEWGIREELKNYTRILMIDTQAADTAYLRKIARENARFLDIQYVEMPGNPDYFKKLLFGPYAEADFIHLRPGEVLRQEMIIDP; encoded by the coding sequence ATGAAAAATGGAATGGATCTGCCATCGCAGGCCGACACAACGCTCCCCCGGGTCGTCATCGCCTGCCGGATTATGCAACCCGAACTGGATGCCCTTAACGGCACGGGCGAACAGGTCGAAATTCGCTATCTGGACCAGAGTATGCATGAAAAACCCGTGCAGATGCCGTCTGTGATTCAAGTTGAAATCGATGACGCGGCGACCTACGCCGGGCAGATCGTCCTGGGGTATGGCCTCTGCTCGAACGGCATCGTGGGAATCGTGGCGCCGCCCCAGGGGCTGATCGTTCCGCGGGTGCATGACTGCATCGCCCTCTTTTTGGGTTCGCGGGACGCCTATGAAAAAGAGTTCTACGAGGAACCCGGCACCTATTACCTGACACCGGGATGGGTGGAAGACCGCAAGGACCCGCTGGGGATCATGGAGTACACCTATCTGCCTAAAATGGGGAGGGAGAGAGCCGAGTGGGGTATCCGCGAAGAGTTGAAAAACTATACCCGCATTCTCATGATCGACACCCAAGCGGCGGACACGGCGTACTTGAGAAAAATAGCCCGGGAAAACGCCCGTTTCCTGGACATACAATATGTGGAGATGCCCGGTAACCCCGATTATTTCAAAAAGCTTTTATTCGGCCCCTATGCCGAGGCGGATTTCATTCATTTGAGGCCGGGAGAGGTCCTGCGGCAGGAGATGATCATCGACCCGTGA
- the rhlB gene encoding ATP-dependent RNA helicase RhlB: MEKKADNTKPTADASGAAPPDTAKPGRPPRRKKYSKKRRAKGKAVHPTPKKNGKDLHDDWDPARFDVPPVEGRTRFHDFDLPAPLMHAVFDLGFQYCTPIQAEILPSTLDGRDATGRAQTGTGKTAAFLITIITHLLTNPPSEPKKSRSPRVLILAPTRELVIQISEEARELSKYTDINIVSVFGGMDYVKQRRTLSEGALDIVVATPGRLLDFKRKRDLTLRDVEILIIDEADRMLDMGFIPDVRNIIYSTPQKDRRQTLLFSATLSENIVRLATSWTRNPVTVEIEPEQVAVDTVEQKVYIVTTDEKFALLFNIIDKKDLPRVLVFCNRRDEVRRLSEKLTRHGVRCSTLSGDVPQKKRLRRLEQFKGNKIRVLVATDVAGRGIHIEGMDHVINYTLPRDPEDYVHRIGRTGRAGESGTSISFADEEDAFYIPAIEDFIGFELRCTRPEDSWLVQPKPVKTKTRRRRPPSNRKARPSARGKAPRRKS, encoded by the coding sequence CTGGAAAAAAAAGCTGACAACACCAAGCCGACGGCAGACGCGTCCGGTGCCGCCCCACCGGACACCGCCAAACCAGGACGGCCTCCGCGCCGGAAAAAGTATAGTAAAAAACGCAGGGCCAAGGGCAAGGCCGTGCATCCGACTCCGAAAAAAAACGGGAAAGATCTCCACGACGACTGGGATCCGGCCCGTTTCGACGTCCCACCGGTAGAAGGGCGGACACGCTTTCACGACTTCGATCTGCCGGCACCCCTGATGCACGCCGTTTTCGATCTTGGATTTCAATACTGCACCCCGATTCAGGCCGAAATTCTGCCCAGCACGCTCGACGGCAGGGATGCCACCGGGCGGGCACAGACGGGTACGGGCAAAACGGCGGCTTTTCTCATCACCATCATCACCCATTTGCTGACCAATCCGCCGTCTGAGCCGAAAAAATCGCGCTCACCAAGAGTGCTGATTCTGGCCCCCACGCGCGAACTTGTGATCCAGATTTCCGAAGAAGCGCGCGAACTGTCCAAATACACCGATATCAACATCGTGTCGGTGTTCGGTGGAATGGATTACGTCAAACAGCGCCGCACCCTGTCCGAAGGCGCTCTGGACATCGTGGTGGCCACCCCCGGCCGGTTGCTGGATTTCAAAAGAAAACGCGACCTGACGCTGAGGGACGTAGAGATATTGATCATCGACGAAGCGGACAGGATGCTGGACATGGGTTTCATTCCCGATGTTCGCAACATCATTTACAGCACGCCCCAAAAAGACCGGCGGCAGACCCTGCTCTTCAGCGCCACCCTGTCTGAAAATATCGTCAGGTTGGCCACATCATGGACCCGCAACCCCGTAACGGTCGAAATCGAACCGGAACAGGTTGCCGTGGATACGGTCGAACAGAAAGTGTACATCGTGACCACGGATGAAAAATTCGCCCTGCTGTTCAACATCATCGACAAAAAGGATCTCCCGCGCGTCCTGGTGTTCTGCAACCGTCGCGATGAAGTCAGGCGTCTTTCGGAAAAGCTGACCCGACATGGGGTCAGGTGCTCCACCCTTTCAGGAGACGTCCCTCAAAAAAAGCGCCTCCGCCGCCTGGAGCAATTCAAAGGCAACAAAATACGGGTGCTGGTCGCCACCGATGTTGCCGGTCGCGGCATCCACATCGAAGGCATGGACCATGTTATCAACTACACGCTGCCCAGAGATCCCGAAGATTACGTCCACCGCATCGGACGCACGGGGAGGGCCGGTGAAAGCGGTACCTCCATCAGCTTTGCCGACGAAGAGGACGCATTTTACATTCCCGCCATCGAGGATTTCATCGGTTTCGAACTGCGCTGCACCCGGCCGGAAGACAGCTGGCTGGTTCAGCCCAAACCGGTCAAAACCAAAACGCGCAGACGCCGGCCGCCCAGCAACAGAAAGGCGCGGCCAAGCGCCCGCGGAAAGGCCCCCCGTCGAAAATCCTAA
- the mutY gene encoding A/G-specific adenine glycosylase produces the protein MGIFLENASHMVLEKNRRITKKLLDWYRRHRRDLPWRRTRDPYKIWISEIMLQQTQVKTTVPYYRRFLARFPDIYALAAADLQDVLKLWEGLGYYGRARNMHRAAKEIVATHDGAIPDDMDKIKNLPGVGDYIAAAVLSIAYNQPHPVVDGNVKRVFARLFRIDAPVNVQRSYSVFKKKSEELMPPDSPADYNQALMELGALVCRPATPLCAQCPLRADCLAFEGGSTAEFPKKIKRKPLPEHTLVIAVVVKNNRVLLTRRQEQGLLGGLWEFPNGRLGPGESPEAACPRVVKTKLNLTTRIEARVAGIRHAYTHFKIKADVFVCRHVGGRVRLNGPADYRWIALDEIDAYPLPKANHKFLPALRRVLNPKVA, from the coding sequence TTGGGCATATTTCTGGAAAACGCGTCACACATGGTCCTCGAGAAAAACCGCCGCATAACCAAAAAACTGCTGGACTGGTACCGTCGCCACCGGCGCGATTTACCATGGCGTCGAACGCGTGATCCGTACAAAATTTGGATTTCCGAAATTATGCTCCAGCAGACCCAGGTCAAAACGACCGTTCCTTACTACCGCCGATTTCTGGCCCGTTTTCCCGATATTTACGCCCTGGCCGCAGCCGATCTTCAGGATGTTCTCAAGTTGTGGGAGGGGTTGGGATACTACGGCCGGGCCCGAAACATGCACCGGGCGGCCAAGGAGATTGTCGCCACCCACGACGGTGCGATTCCGGACGACATGGATAAGATCAAGAATCTGCCCGGTGTGGGAGACTACATTGCGGCCGCCGTCTTGAGCATTGCCTACAACCAGCCCCATCCGGTCGTGGACGGAAACGTCAAGCGGGTTTTTGCGAGACTCTTCCGCATCGATGCGCCGGTCAATGTTCAGCGCTCTTATTCCGTGTTTAAAAAGAAGTCCGAAGAATTGATGCCCCCGGATTCACCTGCGGACTATAACCAGGCGCTCATGGAATTGGGGGCGCTGGTCTGCAGGCCGGCTACCCCCCTGTGCGCCCAGTGCCCCCTGCGGGCCGATTGTCTTGCTTTTGAAGGCGGCAGCACAGCCGAGTTCCCCAAAAAGATAAAAAGAAAACCGCTTCCTGAGCACACCCTCGTTATCGCCGTCGTGGTGAAAAACAACCGGGTGCTGCTTACCCGGCGGCAGGAGCAGGGGCTTCTGGGTGGGTTGTGGGAATTTCCCAATGGGCGCCTGGGCCCGGGCGAATCACCGGAAGCCGCCTGCCCGCGGGTCGTGAAAACCAAGCTGAACCTGACGACCCGCATTGAGGCGCGTGTCGCCGGTATCAGACACGCCTACACCCACTTTAAAATCAAGGCCGACGTATTCGTCTGCCGGCATGTGGGAGGCAGGGTTCGCTTGAACGGTCCGGCAGACTACCGTTGGATCGCCCTGGACGAAATCGACGCCTATCCCCTCCCGAAAGCCAATCACAAATTCCTGCCGGCCCTCCGCAGGGTGCTGAACCCCAAGGTTGCATAA
- a CDS encoding ferredoxin — protein MKVRVTSQCMGDRNCNKLCPEVFEYDEDELMSIVKMDPIPEHLETVVQQAVDECGADAIEIIEE, from the coding sequence ATGAAAGTTCGTGTAACCAGTCAATGCATGGGAGATAGAAACTGCAACAAACTCTGTCCTGAAGTTTTCGAGTATGACGAAGATGAGCTCATGTCCATCGTTAAAATGGACCCGATTCCGGAACATCTTGAAACCGTGGTACAGCAGGCCGTTGATGAATGCGGCGCGGATGCCATCGAGATTATAGAAGAATAA
- a CDS encoding rubrerythrin family protein, with protein MGKFRDSQTARNLLASFAGESQARNRYTYFARRSREEGYIQIADIFDETANQECEHALRFFKFFNGGELEITGSFPAGTIRDTYENLIAAADGERFEHAELYPGFAKIAVEEGFQRAADTWNAISISEKQHEKRYRELAGNLEADRAFKRKDEAVWRCRNCGYIHTGAEAPEKCPACVKPQGYFELLCENW; from the coding sequence ATGGGAAAATTCAGGGACAGCCAGACAGCCAGAAACCTGTTGGCATCCTTCGCAGGTGAATCCCAGGCACGCAACCGCTACACCTATTTCGCACGCAGATCCCGGGAGGAGGGCTATATACAAATAGCCGATATTTTTGATGAAACCGCCAACCAGGAATGTGAACACGCCCTTCGTTTTTTTAAATTTTTCAACGGGGGTGAGTTGGAGATTACCGGTTCGTTTCCTGCCGGCACCATCCGGGATACGTATGAAAATCTAATTGCCGCCGCCGATGGCGAAAGGTTCGAACATGCAGAGCTCTACCCGGGGTTTGCAAAAATAGCCGTTGAGGAGGGATTTCAGCGCGCCGCCGACACATGGAATGCCATCAGCATTTCGGAAAAACAGCACGAAAAACGCTACCGTGAACTTGCTGGCAACCTCGAAGCGGACCGCGCGTTCAAAAGAAAGGATGAAGCCGTCTGGCGCTGCCGAAACTGCGGTTATATACACACCGGTGCTGAAGCGCCGGAAAAATGCCCGGCATGCGTCAAACCGCAAGGGTATTTCGAACTGTTGTGTGAAAACTGGTGA
- a CDS encoding cold-shock protein yields MANGIVKWFNNSKGYGFIEQEDGPDVFVHHSGINAVGFRSLDEGDRVTFDIEEGQKGPAAVNVTVV; encoded by the coding sequence ATGGCAAATGGTATCGTGAAATGGTTCAATAACAGCAAAGGTTATGGCTTCATTGAACAGGAAGATGGACCGGATGTATTTGTTCATCATTCCGGGATCAATGCAGTCGGTTTCAGGTCTCTCGATGAGGGCGACAGGGTTACCTTCGATATTGAGGAAGGCCAGAAAGGGCCGGCAGCAGTCAACGTAACCGTTGTTTAG
- a CDS encoding (2Fe-2S)-binding protein translates to MKHDIKLTVNGDTYSLAVDPWRTLNQVLREDLNLTGTKLGCGSGDCGACTVILEGRSVSSCLTLAVEADGKKIMTVEGLAPSGEELHPIQEAFIEKGAIQCGFCTPGMELSAYHLLSKNPRPTDEQIREGLSGNLCRCTGYNKIVEAIAASAETMNRKSKKRKKR, encoded by the coding sequence ATGAAACATGACATCAAACTCACGGTCAACGGCGACACCTACTCACTGGCCGTCGACCCTTGGCGTACCCTCAACCAGGTCCTGCGCGAAGACCTAAACCTGACAGGAACCAAGCTTGGCTGCGGCTCAGGCGACTGCGGCGCATGTACGGTTATCCTGGAAGGAAGATCGGTAAGCTCTTGCTTGACGCTGGCGGTCGAAGCGGACGGGAAAAAAATCATGACGGTGGAGGGCCTGGCCCCTTCGGGGGAAGAACTCCATCCCATTCAGGAAGCCTTCATCGAAAAGGGTGCCATCCAGTGCGGATTCTGCACGCCGGGTATGGAATTGTCCGCCTATCACCTTCTCAGTAAGAATCCCCGCCCCACCGACGAACAAATTCGGGAAGGGCTTTCCGGGAATCTGTGCCGTTGCACAGGGTATAACAAAATTGTAGAGGCGATCGCCGCTTCTGCAGAAACCATGAACCGAAAATCGAAAAAGAGGAAGAAGCGATGA
- a CDS encoding xanthine dehydrogenase family protein subunit M, translating into MTRSGFTYTAPESIEEAVGLLARLGENAYVMAGGTDLLIKRKHGLIKPEAVVALKRIKNLDRISIGPKKGLVIGATALIADVAAHPSIRKIYPAIADAAQNTANVQIRNMGTIVGNICNASPSADNAPTLLAMGATLSIAGPDGSRSLPLEDFFKGPGITALKPAEIVTAVTVPPPPPASGAAYVHLSARGKVDCSAVCVGTQVVMQGLKVKDARVFVGACAPVPIRAPKAERAVIDTTFSERKAEKAGESAAREAAPITDVRATRDYRNQMVAVLTKRALIQACKRARRA; encoded by the coding sequence ATGACACGCTCGGGGTTTACCTACACCGCTCCGGAAAGCATTGAAGAGGCCGTGGGGCTACTCGCCAGGCTGGGTGAAAACGCCTATGTCATGGCAGGCGGCACGGACCTGCTGATAAAACGGAAACACGGCTTGATAAAGCCGGAGGCTGTTGTGGCCCTGAAAAGGATCAAGAACCTCGACCGCATCAGCATCGGTCCGAAAAAGGGCTTGGTTATCGGAGCGACGGCCCTCATCGCCGATGTGGCCGCACATCCCTCCATCCGGAAAATATACCCGGCCATTGCCGACGCGGCACAGAATACCGCCAATGTGCAGATCCGCAACATGGGCACGATTGTCGGCAACATTTGCAATGCGTCGCCCTCCGCCGACAACGCGCCCACCCTGTTGGCCATGGGGGCGACCCTCTCCATTGCCGGCCCCGACGGTTCGCGTTCGCTCCCGCTGGAGGACTTTTTCAAGGGGCCGGGCATTACGGCGCTGAAACCGGCTGAAATCGTCACAGCCGTCACCGTCCCCCCGCCCCCGCCTGCATCCGGTGCCGCCTATGTCCACCTGTCGGCCAGGGGAAAAGTCGACTGCTCCGCCGTATGCGTCGGAACCCAGGTAGTCATGCAAGGTCTCAAGGTGAAAGATGCGAGGGTGTTTGTCGGCGCATGCGCCCCCGTTCCCATACGGGCCCCGAAAGCCGAACGTGCCGTCATCGACACCACCTTCAGTGAGCGCAAGGCTGAAAAGGCCGGGGAGAGCGCCGCCCGGGAAGCCGCCCCCATAACCGATGTCAGGGCCACCAGGGATTATCGCAATCAAATGGTGGCGGTATTGACCAAACGGGCGCTGATACAGGCCTGCAAAAGAGCTCGCAGGGCCTGA